Part of the Planctomycetota bacterium genome is shown below.
TGCACCGTCACCGTCCCCGGCAAGCCCTCCGCCGCGCCCCCCTTGGGCGACCAGCGCAGATACTCGAGTCGGTCTCCCCGCCGCACCCCTTCCGCCAGACCGAACTGAAAAATCACCTCGCCCAGCGCCCGAACGAGACCCTCCACCCCCATGGACAATCCGATGGGGCGCATCCCCAGTTCCTTCAGCTTCTTCCGGATCGCCTCGACGGCGCGCCCGGCGGCGCAATGAAGACAAACCTTCTCCCCCGGAACGGCCTCGACCGGATCGAGCTCCTGCAAAAGCGCTTCGGCGATAACGTCGGACGTCCGCGGGCTCCCCTCCGACGCCAGGCTCCGGGCGATCCCCCGCGCCAACTCCCCCAGCCTCCGAATCCGCTCCGCCGGCGTCCCGGCCAGGTACGCCCAGCCCTCCTCGGTCGGCCGCACCCACTCGCCCCGCTCCTCCGGCTCCGCCAGACCGCCGGCCAGAGCCAGCATCGCCAGCTGCGAGGCCTCCTCCGCCGTCCATCCCAGCCGCCGCCCCAGGCGCCCCAGATCCCGGAGATTCGGATTCCCCGCGCGGGTCATCCCCACCCTCTCGCGCTCCAGGCTCGCCAGGAGCAGCGCCAGCCGCCTTCCGTCGCTCTCCGGCGGCGGCTGGAACTCCGCTCCCTCCATCTCTTCCCCGCACGACCGCTTCGGCGCCCCCGCCGGCCGCGCCGACAGCACCCGCCGCATCTCGATCGGCACCGTCACCGCATTGAAGAATCGGGTCCAGTCGGAAGCCACGCGGACCGGAGTCACGACCATCCGCCGCGCCAGATCCGCCAGCTCCGAGTCCCCCTTCGGAAGCGCGTCCACCGCGCCCTTATCCCAGGACGGCGCCTCGATCCCCGCCAGACGGCAGAATTCCCGGACCGGAATTCCTTGCGGACCGCCCGCCTCCGCCAGCTCCAGAAGATTCCGAAGAAGCCCGGCATGGACCCCTTCCAGCGTCGCCCCCGATGTGGCCGCCCGGTGAAGCCGCGCCCGGAGACGCACCTCGTCCAGCCCGGCCGCCTCCACGCGCGCCGCCGCCGCGAGCTTCCTCAGCGTCTCCAGGTCATACCCCCGCAGGGCCTCGAGGAGCGTCTCCGGGTTCCCCTCGATCAGCGGCACGGCGAAAAGCGTCTCCAACGGCGCCACCACCCGCTCCGGCGAAGGCAGCACGTACGCGAATCCCAGCTCCTGAAGCGCCGCCCGCAGGGAGGGCGAGCCGGGAAATTCGGAGGCCGGCAGCTCGCCCCCCGCCCGATGAAGCGCGTTTACGGCCTTGCGGTATTCCTTGGGAAGCGATCGGTACTTCTGGACCACCGCCTCCGGCTTCGGTATCGGCGCGGGAGGCAGCGCCAACG
Proteins encoded:
- a CDS encoding helicase-associated domain-containing protein; its protein translation is MLTEEIRAALALPPAPIPKPEAVVQKYRSLPKEYRKAVNALHRAGGELPASEFPGSPSLRAALQELGFAYVLPSPERVVAPLETLFAVPLIEGNPETLLEALRGYDLETLRKLAAAARVEAAGLDEVRLRARLHRAATSGATLEGVHAGLLRNLLELAEAGGPQGIPVREFCRLAGIEAPSWDKGAVDALPKGDSELADLARRMVVTPVRVASDWTRFFNAVTVPIEMRRVLSARPAGAPKRSCGEEMEGAEFQPPPESDGRRLALLLASLERERVGMTRAGNPNLRDLGRLGRRLGWTAEEASQLAMLALAGGLAEPEERGEWVRPTEEGWAYLAGTPAERIRRLGELARGIARSLASEGSPRTSDVIAEALLQELDPVEAVPGEKVCLHCAAGRAVEAIRKKLKELGMRPIGLSMGVEGLVRALGEVIFQFGLAEGVRRGDRLEYLRWSPKGGAAEGLPGTVTVQPTGEVIAPPGAFPPQELAALARAAEITGVEPVLVFSLTRATAMEAARRGEDLLRLRAILEARSGRPLPQAVAFLLEEIGSRVGEVRIVPCAAVVEVRDPAMLAGLNLVRISDRVAAVPMAYDPDAIRRELERQGYLVKLERPVLTRETLREQAEEAAQEDHRTCREWGTEPEGIRKRVLHASLHGEPLEVEMRGGRRHCLVGVLLGEGRIEGLDRDTGRPEVLDAASVVRARSAPL